The Cryptomeria japonica chromosome 6, Sugi_1.0, whole genome shotgun sequence genomic interval TCTACAATGAACTGCAAGAGACTCCTTAGCCATTTTAGAAGATTTTATTTGCATCTCTTCCGATATTATGATGAAACCACCTCATCCATTTTGAAATTTGTGGTGGTACTCCCAATAGACATCACAAGGTGGTCTCATGAGTCAATAAAAGAACATGGAAAAGTTATGCAATGATCCTTCTCCTCCATCTTCACACCAACAAAGGTCAACTAGGCAACTAGCATATTAAATGTATTCAAATATCAACTATAATTCCTCCATCTTCCATTCTCATGGAAAAAAATTCTTCCTCAAGAATAAATTTTTTAACAAGGATTTATCATGATAAACATCTCCAAGCTTCTTTCATAGAAGTTCTACAGTCTTCTCTTCATGAACATTTAGTAACATGGAGTCTACCAAGCATAGTCTAATAAGAACCTTGGCTTTTCAATCAAGTCCCAATCTTCTTGAGTCATGGTTGTTAGTTCAGATACATATATTGTAGCCCATAGATCTCTATCCAAAAGCATATCCTCCATTTTTAGTTTTTATAGCCCAAAGTTGTCACTATTAAACTTCTCCACTTCTATTTCAAATGTGCTAGCCATCTTTTTCCTACAACAACATTACAAGATACTCTACAACAAGCTCAACTCAAACAAAGATTAGTCCAAAAAACCCTCTACCCAACAATGGGACCAAAAATAGCATGGCTCCGATATCAAATGAAAGGAAGCAAGATATGCAAAAACACTTCCTACACCAATCTAATAAGAGGAGATATTGAAAAAAACACTTAAAACCCTTAATGGTTACAATGAGGAGATGTGCATATTATCAATAAAATAACATGCAACAAATCAataataccataacacaagatgtgcGTGGGGAAAACCTTTTTGAGAGAAAGAACCCCACTCCAAAAGCCTTCTCAATGTATTAGGATAAAGAATGGCTTTACAATCACTTGCAGAGAAAGTCTTCTTCAGTCGAGTTTACAATGTTGATATATGGAGCTATTCCAATAGCATAACATTACGTGCAAAATACAACATACATACTACACTCCAAGGCATCCAAtttataaagaataaaagaatgcaAGAAGCTTCTAGACCAAGCCAAAAGTAGGCGTCCAAAACCATGTGGCACATTTTTCCAACACCTCTAAGCATGCGAATGACATCTATAAAAGATTATCTTACCCCTCTTACATGCCTCCAAACTTGGGCATCATTTTCTTGCCAAAAATAGCTATGGCATATGCTCTTACAAACCTTACAATTGTCATAGAATCTTTCATAATTGATAGAACTTACAGTTGTAGGAGAACCCATCATAACTAACTATTAATAGTTAATTCTCTTACAGCGTATCATTTCCCAACTTGGGCACCCACATTCTCCATAAAGGGATGCTTAATGACAAATGTCCAACCTATCATAGAATTTGGTTTTTATGCATCATAACCTATCATAGGAATTTGTCATACAATAAATACAAGATTCTGACACATGGCAAAGAATTTCTACCACAAAGTGGGATGCCTACCTTCCCATGTTAGGTTCTTCGAACCAAAATAAACAAATTCATTTGATGTTCACACTTAAGAATCTTGTGTCGAAACATCATTTTGCTTCTAATGAGACTAGTGTTGCTACATACATGGCTTCTTCAATGTAATAGAAAATTCATCATCTTTTCCAAGTACAACTGCTTGGTGTTGGGAAATATACgagttcaataccaaagattgttaagatcaatctctatccaataaaccaATCAAGGATGGGATACAAGGCTTGGACAACTATAACATGAAAAACTGAAATTTTATATGCAAATCTGAAAACTAAGTTGGAAAACAATGTTTAGATCCGTCTTCTTAATGATGCTAAAAATCAACCTACATATCTTGCTTAATAACCCTATCTTATGTGAAATTATAACAAAAAAGAATGAAGAATAACATCACCATAAAATAGCAGCAATGAGGCACAAATCAGCAACATAAGAACACCACATAACAtaggatttacatggagaaacccttgcaaGATAAAACTCCACTAAAAAGAGAGGCTAAgtatgcattatcaacaataaatgtgaTTACAATACTTTCAAttccattctcttcttttcctccaaTATGGTAGCACTTGTGTGCCTGCGAACAACCTCTTCATGCCTCCCACTTGTCCTTGTTCCTTCTAATTAACTCTACATTCAATTGTTCTTCATTGTATACAATTGATTCTTGCTTTGAAGTGGGTTTTTTATCCTGgaaaggttttccacatcaaaatgttattggttgtttgtttgtgtgtTAGCACTTTTTTATGAAATGTTTTATATTGTATTCCATGTGCATTTCCTCTCATATATTAGTGTAGGAAGTATTTCCACTCGTTAGCATTCTTTCAACATATTTCCCTTACAAATGGATTTCCTCCTAGTTACACATTAATGGTGATGAATTGCATTAGTCATCCAATATTGATCAAATTTGGTATTAGTGTTATTTATTTTGAGTGCATGGTTATTTTCAAGGGGTTCATTAGTTTGCTTGACAAAGATTGATAGTTGGTTCTCTTGGAGAGCAAGATTTAGCATGTAATTGTGTTTTGAGTAAGAGATTTAGACTAAAGTAATTGTATTGCAAAGTCTCTATTAGCGTTTCTCCCTAGTTTAGTATGTTGTTTCAAGTTTCACATATAAGTGACCTACGTGTATTTCTTTAATTTATACAATTAAGTATAATATTTGTGTATTCTATCTCCAATATTCTtgcttagttgcattcatttatgTGCTATGCACATCTATTTGCTAGTTGTTCATTCCACCTATATTCAATTGTTGGACTACATCCTCAAACCTCTCTTCATGTAATTATATACATAAAAAGGGTCAAGCGTCCAAATCACATATCATGTAAAAATGATATTAAGGCTGTCTTAAGCATATTTACATTTTtttcttacataaatcctttagATTAAAAGAGTGGTTTTAGAGAAAAACATGACAAAATCATAAGCCCTTATTTGTGTaaagaaaacattaaaaaatcatcaTATTTGTACAGCCATGTTGTTTTAAGTCATTCACAATATTTCAAGGACACGAGGCTACATATACAAAACCTCAAAGGCACATCCCTAGCTCTGAAGAACGATGTATAGAACGTTGTTTTATGTATCTCCTATGCCCCATCAAATTTGAGGAATTGTACTACTGTTAATAATAACTACCTAGTCAAATTGCTAATAACAAATCTAAAAAAATTCATTTGTGtgcaaataattttcatttttattttgaatggtaaaagataataaaattatgTCAATTATGCATCATAatgaaacataaaatataaaatatattctttAAAGTGAGAACAAATGATAAGAGTGATATGTATCTATATGTTGCTTAAAGAATATATTTGATAGGACATACCTTGTAAAGGTTGGTCATGTTAACTAGTAATAACAAACCACTAGTTAACATGCATGATAGATACGCACAATCAATTTCAGAGGAGCATCCCATGTACAAGGAGACAAATTATTTCACTAAAATGTATTATTCAATTTGGAGTTCTATCGTAAAACAGAATGCATATAGTTTCTGTTTGTAAATATCCACCCAACTCCCCATGTTGTACCAATGCATTTAACTTGAGGCTACATCTAATGCATTTGACCATCTTATCGTTGCAAGTGCTTCAAGTAATCATTAGTTCATCTACTATGGCCATGCACTTCTTTGGTTTCAGTCTTCAAATCCAATGCCTGGATATATTTGTGTTGCTCTTTTTTTCTCCAATGTTTAGCGTCTCTCCAGGAATTTTTGGATAAATGGATATCTGGACATTTGACCTAAGTTGAAAAGACTGAAGTTGGTGAATCTGAAATGTGACTTGTAGTCGAGACTCGAAAAGAACAGGGCATATTTTTTAAACCTTAAAAAGTAGAGAGAATCTTTAAGCATACATTAAGTAGTTTTTCTTTCATTTACAGATCAAGAAACATATTCAAGTCACATAATAATGTCATGTGATTGTAAATTATATATCTCATTATATTCTACAAATTTCATTCGTAGAAAACATGGccctaaaatatattttttgttttcacTCACAAGATCCAAACGCAACATCCTAAGCTTTGTACCTTGTCATAATACAAATCAGGGTCAAGGGGTAGAGCCCCATGACCAAGCCTAAATTAAGGTATACAAAAACCTTCATGCTGCATCCCATTTTTTATAATTGTATCACTTCTAAAGATTGACAAACCATTTATTTGTTTAGGCCAGGTCAATTTTTGTGACAAACCCATTTGCAAGTTTCTCAGAAAAATTACACCAATAACTGGGTTGCGAGTCACTGGTCTAGTAGCTCGTCAAGGTCTGTTTGCTTGCGAGTACTCTCTTGCCAGCAAGTTAGTCACCAAGTTTTTAATCTATGATTTGACTCATCATTTATCCAAGTATTCCTGAAGCATGGTCTAGAAGATAGCCAAAGACATTGAAGAAAAAGGATTGAACATATTTGTATCCAGATATATGACTTGAAATGATAATCCTGAGAAAATCTCAAATGCATTAACAGAAATATTTTGTTCGCTCCGAACATTTCAATCTTATAAAATGCAATTATTGTTAAGGAATTCAATCGTCTGACTCTCAGTTAATGTTAATGTATGGCAACAAACAATGCATCCTACTCATTGCATGTTGGATACTCAGTCTGGATCCATAGAGTGAGCATAATATATACCATTAGACAATTGTTCATGTTTGTGGCTGATATATTATATATACTTTTGCACCATTGTTTACGTTTGTGGCTAATAATAATCCATATGTGCATGCATGATATACATTATGAATACTTCTACACCATTTCATGGTTGTGGCTGATAATAATCCATAGGCATGTGTATGATAcatattataaatatatactattacgcAAGTGTTCTTGGTTGTGGCTGATGATTTCCATATCCATTACTGCAAATAACTCGTCTTGTATGCTATTTAACATGGAGCTTCTTCACGTTTCCACAAGTATAGCAATCTTACACTGAAAATCTCATGAGTTTTGCTGTGATTGTACAAAACATTGGCATCCTCCAAGGAGAAACTCAAGGCATAGTGAGAAAGTTGAAGCATAAAACTTGCATATTTACAAAAAATAATCAATAACCAATTTTTTCATCATCAGCTCTAAAGCAATGTGAATATTCCATCTTCAAATATACTGTTAAGTATTTTCATGAACCATATCTACATGTGTACAAAGATGAATTTCTTCAGCATAAAAAGTTTTGAGTTAATCTCCTTTACATATCAAAATATTACATGTTAGTAACTTAGCCTGCATATCTTGCACACAGTTAGGCAGCTGCACCGAACTAGTCATTTCAAATGCTGCTCATAAAGTCGGAACTTGGAATTAGTTGAATAGAGTAACATATGGCTCCAATAAGATCACTTTGAAGGTAATAGAAGAATATAAATGCTTAAGTCTGCCTCAAAATCAAATATATCAATAGATAACAGAGGAACGGAAGCAGAGACCTGTATACAAAGTAGACAATGAATACCACCCTTGTCCTTCTAATTGTTGATGCTTTTTTCATCTTGAATCATGCAGAAACACTTTCTGGGCAATCTCCATTGCGTTATCACCATTATCATTCATATTtgtttgtgtgtgtatccaaaagTCAAAACTCCCCCCTGGGAATATGACTGTAGCACTAAATGCATCACTCTGAACCTTCAAGGCCTTTGAAGCCTATCCATATGTAAGCAATTCACTGCCAATTTGTGTGCTGGCAGTACAATGCAAAAGCACATGCATACTAGAGGTACAAAAGGAACAAATGTATATTCATCAAGTTCCTTTACTTGGAGTTGAAATGAAGACCGCAAGCAGTAGTTCAATTGAGAAGTGCTTTGTCTTCACTTAATTTTATCATCTTGAACCACTGGATGATAAACCACAGTTTCCAGCTTTCGGAGAATTCCCAACTGCTTCTTTTATCCTGCTAAATACAAGTTTCAATGGGATGCAAGTGACTAAAGGTGCTTCTGCTAATTTTAATGGCTGTGACTCACCATTCAGATATTTCAATTCATGTTCCACGTCTATTGAAGACAATGTCCTTGTCTTTTTAGATGACAAACCAATTCGTTTCAGTAACTTCTTTGATGACTTCTTGTCCAATGTGGGTAGGCGCCTATGCAGGGAATTCTTCCTAATATAGCGGCTTTTATCATTAATACCTGCATAACCTGCCTTGACAGCAAACAGTCCATTTTGACTTCCTGAAGGTTGGCATAAACTATGGTTCACATTATACCCCTTCCTTGAGGGGCAACCTCGAGGTACACGTTGCATTTCTGTTCTCCTCGCAGTTCTCCACGGTGGTTGGACTGTACTTTTCCCTATTCCCCCATCACCATAGATTAGAGAATCAGCAATTGTCTCGTTGAGATGACTATCATCTGCAATATAAGCATCACAGTAACCATAGTCCAAGCTCTCAACAGTGACAGGATGTCCCACAATCGCTTTCCCATTTAATCTGCTCATTAGAGAAACTAAAGGCACATGTTCCCCTTGGTAAGTTGCTTTTGCTTCCACATGCACATCAAATAGCATACTTCTACTTAAATCTGATGCATTTATTCCAAGCTTAGAAACTCTCGCTGAATCAGACACTTTGAATTGTGTTTCTCCAACAGACTTGAGTGTCTCAAATATCATCCCTGAAGATGTCCCAGAATCTAATCCTTCCATATGCATCCTCTGCTGCCCTGTCTCTTGACTGTCTGTTTGTATTAACCACTTAGTTTTGAATATTTTCTCATCTGACAGTGATGATTCTATTTTAGTACTCATCTCCTCTGATGGTGACATGCCCTGAGAGTTACCATTTGAAAAGGAACCCGCCGTCCCTTCAGGAATATATTGGTCAATCTCTGCTTGAAAGTGTAAATCGTCTACTTCAGCCTTGACTTTTGATATTGGATTCCCCAGCCTGATGTGTCTTTGATTGTCAGAAAACATTTTTTTTCTCTGTCTACAACCATCTTGGAGGAGGCCTTCTGAAAAAAAATAGTTATTCAACTCTTCCTCCTGTTTTACTGATGACACAAATTTGCCATAGCTGCCCCCAATAACTTTCTTGGTTCCAAGTTCCTTATTCAAAGTAAACTTATCTTCATATGGGATTCCATACATAGGTGCAGTACATGTATCCCCTGTTTCAACTGCACTTCCCCAGTTTGAGCTTTCACAGTGTTTCTTATTTAATGGCCTTGCATTACGTTTCCCTTTTGACTGCCATTTAGAGACACGTTGATCAGGGATACCATGCATGTTCTGCTCAACAGAATCAGACTGACACAAATAGCTGGAAAAGCCGGTCTCATCAAGTCCTTCCTTGCTTGTTACACTTAATTGACCTTCAATTGGTCGACTAGGTTGCCTGCCCACCATACCAGAACGGAACCTCCTTGATGTTGAGCTTGAAAGTAGGGTAACATCTGGAAATTCAAGAAATGAAGGAATCAGCAACAATGCCTTACTTCAACTTTGATGAAAATCCAAAACAAATTGTGAATTTATggaaataaaaaaatcaaacattTAATATGGAAAAATGCAATCCTTGAAAAAAGGTTAGCCATTGATGACATGAAACTCAAAGCAATACCAGTGCCAACCTCTGCTGCCCGAAAACTTCAACACAAACATCTGGACTCATTCATACCTGATTTTTAGAGCTAGCTTCAAGTCTAAAACAACAATCACAAGTAAATTTTGGAGTATAAAAAGAAATTTTCAAATTAGTATGCTGGATAAACTCAAGAACTTTTGGTTAAGGATAGAATCTTGTTGATTATGAGGAATCATACTTCACATATAAGTTTTTAATTAACCTAACTACAGTTTCCAATTTGATGATCCTTTTCTTAACTGTATGGAGAGCACATAAAATGCTAAGACTTAACACTCTTTGTACTTGTCACTGTTTATTATTTGTGTTCAGCAGGAGATCTACATTATGTGTCAGTTTATGCATTGCGTGACTGGCAATTTAGCATATTGGCCAAACCAGTGTAATCTGCTTAAAAACTGGCATTTCAGGTTTTTCATTTGGTAACACTTTTGTCTTGCTCTTCACACTTAACTGCATGATCTTTTTCACCATCTAGCACCCCATTAGACTAATATATATCCTAATATGTTGGCTTCTATAATTAAAACTTTACAGCAAACTGATAAAAGAAAGGAAGAAGATTTTTATGAAAAATAGGCCAAATATATGTATTACTTTTTATTTGATGCATGGAAGAAGATATTAGTGTTTTTGTTTTCTTCAGACTGTGGAAATCCAAAGCCAGGAAATGGCTTGATGATTGAAGGTTGTGGTAATGAAAGAAAACAAATATACAATTGGTAGGCAAAGATCTTGCTTCTAGTTTTCTACAAGATATTTATCTTGAATAATCAGCATCACCAAGTCTTAATAGTATATCCTAACTATATTACAAGGAGACAAAAGcggaaaaacaaattcaatctcgTCTCCATAAGTTTTTGGGGAGCAACCTTTAAGGCCTAACTACCACCACACGCTATTCCATAATAACGTTGTCTGAAGCTTGAACTAATGTTGAACTAGTATCAAGtgttaaaataggaaaatctctataTTTCTTGAAGTGGTCTTTCAGTTGAAGTGAAgtgtaaatttatatttaattcagGAAATAAGAAAACTTGTGACCAGTTTCAAGTTTGTATTTGTACCACTATTGACCATGGGAAGTGTGAATATACATCTATTGATCATACGAATCTCCTAGGTAATTATGTGCCTATTATACTAATTGAATTAATCGCCAGTCTTCCCTCTTTGAGTTATCCTTTTACAATGGGATTAGCGAGATGCAATTAAAGAACACAAATAATTTATGGGATATTACTACCCATATGTTGCCTTGTACCTTGATACAAATACCAGTCCGCAGGTATGAAGGGAACTAAAAAGGGGACATTTCAAGATACCCATATCCCAGAACTGGTTATTGGAGCTAACTGTTTTGTGCAATCAATAGAGCTAGCTAACTCCATTCTACACACTGATTTCCATGAAAACATTGGGTTCAGGTCAGATGGAGAGATGTCAAGGTATTCTAATTTATGAAGACACAGAATCTTCCATACTCCGTATTCTTGCAAGAAATTTTTGACAGTTGTTTAATTGCATCCTCAACGATAAGTTGTCTTAAACTTTATGATGTATTCTTGACAAAATGAACTCTAGACACTTAGTGCTACCCACATAATATGTCATATAGATGGAAAATCACATCAAACTGAGTATCAAGTTTGACAAGCATTTTACTCTTGATTGTAGGAGCTGAAGATTAGCTCATACCCCAGTATCACCTGCAAAACAAACAGATAACCTTCCACAAAAGAGTATGGCAAGAAATGAGCTTTCGTGATATTAAGATcgatctatatgatgatcttttgaTCTATGATACAAAGTGTACAAGAgtcctttcttatataggcaaggatgaGGGATAGGATTAAACAAGATCATGGTATGTACCTTAATCCTATAACATGAGACAACTGACATGACAACCATTAAATGACCTAGAACACAAAAAGTAAATAAGATAAAATTAAATAAGATCTCATCAAGACAAGTAAGACTTCTAGAAAGATTCCTAGGATCTAACTAAACTCACCATGTGAATAGGACCTACTAGGTGAAATAGTTAGGTAAAACACTTAATTcacaccaacatccccccttaagtgcagCTTACAAAAGAACAAACCAAAGCAAATGATGCAAAGATGGGTtccgactatgaggccatgttaggtgccCATATATAAATGATCTCTCACAAACAGagcaaaggagaaaaaccacattaTCTAGGAATGGTTAATTATCAAGATCACCATGTATCTCCCAAATTTTAGTCCAAACAGCAAGAGGAAATTCAAAATGAACAATAGCATTCAAGATGTCAACATCAACATGAATAGCAATAACTCCTAGAACATGATTTCTTTTGCAATTTCAACCAAATTTCTTACCATGGAAAGGGAACAAAACCATACAAATGTGGCAACAAATGAAGTCAATAGAGATGATTTATGATGTCATCTCTCTATTGTTTATAGTTCCCCCTTTTCAAGATTATCAAAGAAGAATGAAATGAGAAACCTATGATGACCAAGACAAATCTCCAAACGTACAATGACAACAACCTTCAATAGCAAATCGAAACTCCCATATATGATTAATATTGCAAGTGAAAAAGATAGAACCTTTCTAAGAGTCAGGATGTCCAAGTAATCAATAACAATGCAATATttgcaaaaatctaaaaaaaaatatgTACCTAGGTCTGAATTTGGAAAAACTGCATGTGCACACTTGATAGAGCTCTTAAATACCTTTCCAACATCACAAGGATCATGAAAATCAGATAAACTAGCAAAAATTTATGGGCTTGAAGGTCCAAAAGGGAGATCTAACTTCAAACAGCATTAAAATTCCCCAACACCAAAATATGGCAAAAATACCTACACCATTACGAAGTACACGAAATGAGGTTTTCATCCTAATACAAAAAAAACAAGGTTTTCATTGATATCTAATTTGCAAAATTTTGACACCTCGACAAAAAGTTATGTTCAAAAGTTAAAAAAGCCTATATCGGGTGATTGGGGGTCAATTTTTAGCACTTGGGTACTTAGCTCCAAGTTCTCCATATGACCATTGGTGgagaaaatttaaaaaacaaagcgCCACCAACAGGGAGATGCATCGGTGGGCAAACATGGTACCTGAGAAATGGAGCAGCAATGGGGTTTCCACACCACCCAATAGAGTTTTAGCACCTAGCAATTCCAATAGGACCACGAGCCAAAACTAATTTTAAAAAGCAAATAAgaaactatttttttaattaaaaacctGCTCATACCATTTCACCTAGACATGATACCTGGAAGTCGTATGAAAACTGACACAAGCATGATGTAGATTGTTGAATATGCCCGATTCCTATGAGATAAGATTAGATCTCAACAAGACAACCAAGACTTCTAGAAAGATTCCTAGGATCTAATTAAAAAAACCATGTGAATAGGACCTACTAGGTGAACTAGTTAGGTAAAACACCTAATTCACAACATCATTGATTACCTATATTTTTATGGTATTTCTTCTAGTGTTGGAGAATTAGGCTCACATAGATTAGGCATATAGATCTCAACCTTCATGATAAGTCTTCCTTGTTAAGGGATAAAATGATCCATTAGTGATCCAATTTCAATTCATTGCTCTATTGTATTATAATTTTGTTGAAGACAATGCATTCTCGCAAGGGAGTGTGTATCTTCCTTCACATCAACTTCtttgaaa includes:
- the LOC131069459 gene encoding uncharacterized protein At1g51745 isoform X1, which translates into the protein MSYCFVTMEEESGTAGESSQAPKIDTVVGTIVWVRRRNGSWWPGRILGADELSETHLLSPRSGTPVKLLGREDASVDWYNIEKSKRVKAFRCGEYDDCIERAKAYANLPAKKVVKYARREDAILHALELEKKQLMQKQQSTCLEVPCSDEKKHGSKAKQSQVCVPGSPKDKSEQKPGDYSVIVDHDSPLDASHSAVSFQQTDSISAPGPVDIQKVKRVNEADVEDDGIQGTTRMRGLQDFGLKIVPKKKQPYLPATCEGIPKAILPENVVRSPSYIGRSIGYGSPVNSSKGSSLTLKKKKSEVGPVQESFAKRRDRRRPLTKVLESSAKLPVPSFSDYNYSVVESVRKRNMESEIGILQSKPVKSSLSTLPRNSSEYTGTSLEKDISMQTYPHVYEAINGGIHSVSLVTENACSNLSEHMDVNYCDKSYLHPDYPMEENGLTDVTLLSSSTSRRFRSGMVGRQPSRPIEGQLSVTSKEGLDETGFSSYLCQSDSVEQNMHGIPDQRVSKWQSKGKRNARPLNKKHCESSNWGSAVETGDTCTAPMYGIPYEDKFTLNKELGTKKVIGGSYGKFVSSVKQEEELNNYFFSEGLLQDGCRQRKKMFSDNQRHIRLGNPISKVKAEVDDLHFQAEIDQYIPEGTAGSFSNGNSQGMSPSEEMSTKIESSLSDEKIFKTKWLIQTDSQETGQQRMHMEGLDSGTSSGMIFETLKSVGETQFKVSDSARVSKLGINASDLSRSMLFDVHVEAKATYQGEHVPLVSLMSRLNGKAIVGHPVTVESLDYGYCDAYIADDSHLNETIADSLIYGDGGIGKSTVQPPWRTARRTEMQRVPRGCPSRKGYNVNHSLCQPSGSQNGLFAVKAGYAGINDKSRYIRKNSLHRRLPTLDKKSSKKLLKRIGLSSKKTRTLSSIDVEHELKYLNGESQPLKLAEAPLVTCIPLKLVFSRIKEAVGNSPKAGNCGLSSSGSR
- the LOC131069459 gene encoding uncharacterized protein At1g51745 isoform X2 — protein: MSYCFVTMEEESGTAGESSQAPKIDTVVGTIVWVRRRNGSWWPGRILGADELSETHLLSPRSGTPVKLLGREDASVDWYNIEKSKRVKAFRCGEYDDCIERAKAYANLPAKKVVKYARREDAILHALELEKKQLMQKQQSTCLEVPCSDEKKHGSKAKQSQVCVPGSPKDKSEQKPGDYSVIVDHDSPLDASHSAVSFQQTDSISAPGPVDIQKVKRVNEADVEDDGIQGTTRMRGLQDFGLKIVPKKKQPYLPATCEDVTLLSSSTSRRFRSGMVGRQPSRPIEGQLSVTSKEGLDETGFSSYLCQSDSVEQNMHGIPDQRVSKWQSKGKRNARPLNKKHCESSNWGSAVETGDTCTAPMYGIPYEDKFTLNKELGTKKVIGGSYGKFVSSVKQEEELNNYFFSEGLLQDGCRQRKKMFSDNQRHIRLGNPISKVKAEVDDLHFQAEIDQYIPEGTAGSFSNGNSQGMSPSEEMSTKIESSLSDEKIFKTKWLIQTDSQETGQQRMHMEGLDSGTSSGMIFETLKSVGETQFKVSDSARVSKLGINASDLSRSMLFDVHVEAKATYQGEHVPLVSLMSRLNGKAIVGHPVTVESLDYGYCDAYIADDSHLNETIADSLIYGDGGIGKSTVQPPWRTARRTEMQRVPRGCPSRKGYNVNHSLCQPSGSQNGLFAVKAGYAGINDKSRYIRKNSLHRRLPTLDKKSSKKLLKRIGLSSKKTRTLSSIDVEHELKYLNGESQPLKLAEAPLVTCIPLKLVFSRIKEAVGNSPKAGNCGLSSSGSR